A genomic stretch from Halorhodospira halophila SL1 includes:
- the truA gene encoding tRNA pseudouridine(38-40) synthase TruA, producing the protein MAERGAEQRIALVLEYDGTGFSGWQRQDDAPSVQEALEGAVSRIANHPVAVVCAGRTDAGVHAAAQVVHFDTTASRPLHAWVLGTNAQLPETVSVRSAHAVDADFHARYQAQRRGYRYVFLCRRARPALLRHRVAWTHHELDEGRMHRAAQALVGEHDFSAFRAAACQAPHAVREVYRLDVHRHGELLFIDIEANAFVHHMVRNIAGTLMAVGTGEQPEHWPAGLLAAGDRTRSGMTAPAAGLYLTRVVYPSHYGLPTRGQWPFLA; encoded by the coding sequence GTGGCGGAACGAGGGGCAGAGCAACGCATTGCCCTGGTGCTGGAGTACGACGGCACCGGCTTCAGCGGCTGGCAGCGACAGGACGACGCCCCGTCGGTGCAGGAGGCCCTCGAGGGGGCTGTGTCGCGGATCGCCAATCACCCGGTGGCGGTGGTCTGTGCCGGCCGCACCGATGCCGGGGTTCACGCCGCCGCCCAAGTGGTCCACTTCGATACCACCGCATCGCGGCCGCTGCACGCCTGGGTGCTGGGCACCAATGCGCAGCTACCCGAGACGGTCAGCGTCCGTTCGGCCCACGCCGTCGATGCGGATTTCCACGCGCGCTATCAAGCGCAGCGGCGGGGGTACCGCTATGTCTTCCTGTGCCGGCGGGCCCGCCCGGCGCTTCTGCGTCACCGCGTGGCCTGGACCCACCACGAGCTGGATGAGGGGCGCATGCATCGGGCCGCCCAGGCCCTGGTTGGCGAGCACGATTTCTCGGCCTTCCGGGCCGCCGCCTGCCAGGCGCCCCACGCGGTGCGGGAGGTCTATCGGCTCGATGTGCACCGCCACGGCGAGCTGCTGTTCATCGACATCGAGGCCAACGCCTTCGTGCACCATATGGTGCGCAATATCGCCGGCACCCTGATGGCCGTGGGAACCGGCGAGCAGCCTGAGCATTGGCCCGCGGGATTGCTCGCCGCCGGCGACCGGACCCGCAGCGGGATGACGGCCCCGGCGGCCGGGCTCTACCTGACCCGCGTGGTCTACCCGTCGCATTACGGCCTCCCGACCCGGGGGCAGTGGCCGTTTTTGGCGTAA
- a CDS encoding FimV/HubP family polar landmark protein codes for MRKAIRGLAGLAGLSLVSVAAAVEVSLGTIEGRSEAGEPVSARIPLRDVSPDELARLDVGLAPGRVFNRAGVDRMPELSLLDFELVASGEDAPYIAVTSQEPIDQPLLDFLIQVSWPEGDLVREYTLLLERPTTADEDAPTQGQPLVREGEPFEEITRDGERERRSTAYGPVEEGDTLWRIASEHRPDDSVTVAQTMLAIQRLNPRAFAGDNVNDLLSGWWLKLPSREQIEELTAGEAQAIYEDHLDSWVPPAERRAAIEELDEAVPIPDLPDPEQVAEAPTAEEARLRILALGDEEGTEEVLSLLDTELEASEANVRRLQGALAALREERASLRSERESLKAQVEDLSQRVAALERLVDLDMEGLLPPPDAEPTPIVPLPEVDEPLDPLREAEPVPTEADPPTPEREEEPEEEVGWAQWLSGDGDVTAADLWRDEEARRQMLIATGGTLLALAVVAGLLLRRRRRRANTQEPEGLRLDRGDLDFDFDHSARRDALELADEYLADNDLRRARDVLERGIHREPARTDLRLRLLEVLSRMGEREAFLAQAQDLYDRTRSDADPAWQAAVALGVAFVPDAPLFAGAAAARPAAEDAATDAEVPEDSAGEAEAGLDTKPDLEDLDLGLDGGDGDDAGAQSTSEDDDFDRRLDAAFDEQPQETEPEAAEAPATDNEPDATEEPEPAMTREPEASAGAQDVADELFGGDDAAGDELDEMDLDSLFSEEDDDTPGGLDLDEAGEGPAEGDLEAEAEQSLGVGEGDEADTKLDLARAYIDLGDEPGARSLLEEVLEEGTESQRESARQILAELSGE; via the coding sequence GTGCGCAAGGCGATCCGCGGCCTCGCCGGCCTGGCGGGACTGTCACTGGTCTCAGTGGCAGCCGCGGTGGAGGTCAGCCTCGGGACCATCGAGGGGCGCTCCGAGGCCGGCGAGCCGGTCTCGGCGCGGATCCCCTTGCGGGACGTTAGCCCCGACGAACTCGCGCGCCTCGATGTCGGGCTAGCCCCGGGCCGAGTCTTCAATCGGGCCGGGGTCGACCGGATGCCCGAATTGTCGTTGCTCGACTTCGAGCTGGTCGCCTCCGGCGAAGACGCCCCCTATATTGCCGTCACCAGTCAGGAGCCCATCGACCAGCCCCTGCTGGATTTCCTGATCCAGGTCAGCTGGCCCGAAGGGGACCTGGTCCGCGAGTACACCCTGCTCCTTGAACGTCCCACGACCGCTGACGAGGATGCGCCGACCCAAGGGCAGCCCCTGGTTCGCGAGGGCGAGCCGTTCGAGGAGATCACCCGCGACGGCGAGCGTGAGCGCCGCTCGACGGCCTACGGGCCGGTGGAAGAGGGGGATACCCTCTGGCGGATCGCCTCGGAGCACCGCCCGGATGACTCCGTCACCGTGGCGCAGACGATGCTGGCCATCCAGCGGCTCAACCCGCGCGCCTTCGCCGGTGACAACGTCAACGACCTGCTCAGCGGCTGGTGGCTGAAACTGCCCAGTCGCGAGCAGATCGAGGAGTTGACCGCCGGCGAGGCTCAGGCCATCTATGAGGACCACCTGGACAGCTGGGTACCGCCGGCCGAGCGCCGGGCGGCCATCGAGGAACTCGACGAGGCGGTGCCGATCCCCGATCTGCCGGATCCGGAGCAGGTGGCAGAGGCACCGACCGCCGAGGAGGCCCGGCTGCGGATCCTCGCCCTCGGTGACGAGGAGGGCACCGAAGAGGTCCTGTCACTCCTCGATACCGAGCTGGAGGCCTCGGAGGCCAATGTGCGCCGGCTGCAGGGGGCGCTGGCCGCCCTGCGCGAGGAGCGGGCCAGTCTCCGCTCGGAGCGCGAAAGCCTCAAGGCGCAGGTGGAAGACCTGAGCCAGCGGGTAGCAGCGCTCGAGCGGCTGGTGGACCTGGACATGGAGGGGCTGCTGCCGCCGCCGGATGCCGAGCCGACGCCGATCGTGCCGCTGCCCGAGGTGGATGAGCCCCTGGATCCCCTGCGCGAGGCGGAGCCGGTGCCCACGGAGGCCGATCCGCCAACACCCGAGCGCGAAGAAGAGCCCGAGGAAGAGGTCGGCTGGGCGCAGTGGTTGTCCGGTGACGGTGATGTCACCGCCGCCGACCTGTGGCGCGACGAGGAGGCACGGCGGCAGATGCTGATCGCCACCGGAGGAACCCTGCTGGCGCTCGCCGTGGTTGCCGGCTTGCTGCTGCGCCGCCGGCGGCGGCGTGCGAATACCCAGGAGCCGGAGGGGCTGCGCCTCGATCGCGGTGACCTGGACTTCGATTTCGACCATAGTGCCCGGCGGGATGCCCTGGAGCTAGCCGACGAGTACCTGGCGGATAACGATCTGCGTCGGGCCCGGGACGTGCTGGAGCGTGGCATCCATCGCGAGCCGGCGCGGACCGATCTGCGCCTGCGGCTGCTGGAGGTCCTCTCCCGCATGGGTGAGCGGGAGGCCTTCCTGGCCCAGGCGCAGGATCTCTACGACCGGACGCGCAGCGATGCCGATCCGGCCTGGCAGGCGGCCGTGGCCCTGGGTGTGGCCTTCGTACCCGATGCCCCGCTGTTCGCGGGTGCCGCGGCGGCTCGCCCGGCGGCGGAGGACGCGGCCACGGATGCCGAGGTCCCGGAGGACTCAGCAGGGGAGGCCGAGGCCGGACTCGACACCAAGCCGGATCTGGAGGATCTGGACCTCGGGCTGGACGGCGGCGACGGCGACGATGCCGGTGCGCAGTCGACCTCTGAGGACGACGACTTCGACCGCCGGCTGGATGCGGCCTTCGACGAGCAGCCGCAGGAGACGGAGCCGGAGGCCGCGGAGGCGCCCGCCACCGATAACGAGCCGGACGCCACCGAGGAGCCGGAGCCGGCCATGACGCGTGAGCCGGAGGCGAGCGCCGGCGCGCAGGACGTGGCCGATGAGCTCTTTGGCGGGGATGACGCCGCCGGCGACGAACTCGACGAGATGGATCTCGACAGCCTGTTCAGCGAGGAAGACGATGACACCCCGGGCGGTCTCGACCTGGATGAGGCCGGAGAGGGGCCCGCGGAGGGCGACCTGGAGGCCGAGGCGGAGCAGTCCCTGGGGGTCGGCGAGGGCGATGAGGCCGATACCAAGCTCGACCTGGCCCGGGCGTACATCGACCTGGGCGACGAGCCGGGGGCCCGCAGCCTGCTGGAGGAGGTCCTGGAGGAAGGTACCGAGTCGCAGCGCGAGAGTGCCCGGCAGATCCTGGCTGAGCTCAGCGGCGAGTAG
- a CDS encoding aspartate-semialdehyde dehydrogenase, which yields MSKQYDVAVVGATGAVGEVMLSILAERGFPARKIYPLASARSAGRTVSFAGQELEIQDLAQFDFSQVQIALFSAGGSISAEHAPRAAEAGAVVIDNTSHFRYDDDIPLIIPEVNPHAVAGYKKRGIIANPNCSTIQMLVALKPIHDAVGIERINVATYQAVSGSGKPAIDELNAQSRAILDGGEPQCAEYPKPIAFNCLPHIDDFQDNGYTKEEMKMVWETIKIFEDSSVRVNPTTVRVPVVYGHSEAVHIETRERITAERARQVLSSAPGVEVLDERTGGGYPTALTEAAGRDPVYVGRIREDISHERGLDLWVVADNVRKGAALNSVQIAELLIGEHI from the coding sequence ATGAGCAAGCAGTACGATGTCGCCGTAGTCGGGGCCACCGGCGCGGTCGGAGAGGTGATGCTCTCCATTCTGGCCGAGCGCGGCTTCCCCGCGCGCAAGATCTACCCGCTGGCCAGTGCCCGCTCCGCCGGGCGGACGGTATCCTTCGCCGGGCAGGAGCTGGAGATCCAGGACCTGGCCCAGTTCGACTTCTCCCAGGTGCAGATCGCGCTCTTCTCCGCCGGGGGGTCCATCTCCGCCGAGCACGCACCGCGGGCGGCCGAGGCCGGGGCGGTGGTGATCGACAACACCTCCCACTTTCGCTACGACGACGACATCCCGTTGATCATTCCCGAGGTCAACCCGCACGCGGTGGCTGGCTACAAGAAGCGGGGGATCATCGCCAATCCCAACTGTTCCACCATCCAGATGCTCGTGGCCCTCAAGCCGATCCACGACGCCGTGGGCATCGAGCGGATCAACGTGGCCACTTACCAGGCGGTCTCCGGCAGTGGCAAGCCGGCCATCGACGAGCTCAACGCCCAGAGCCGGGCGATCCTCGACGGCGGTGAGCCGCAGTGTGCTGAGTACCCGAAGCCCATCGCGTTCAATTGCCTGCCGCACATCGACGATTTCCAGGACAACGGCTACACCAAGGAAGAGATGAAGATGGTCTGGGAGACCATCAAGATCTTCGAGGACTCCTCCGTTCGGGTGAATCCCACCACGGTGCGTGTGCCGGTGGTCTACGGCCACTCCGAGGCCGTGCACATCGAGACCCGCGAGCGCATCACCGCCGAGCGTGCCCGGCAGGTGCTCTCCAGCGCCCCCGGGGTCGAGGTCCTGGACGAGCGCACAGGCGGCGGCTATCCGACGGCGCTGACGGAGGCCGCCGGACGCGATCCGGTCTACGTCGGGCGCATCCGCGAGGACATCAGCCACGAGCGGGGTCTCGATCTCTGGGTGGTGGCCGATAACGTCCGCAAGGGGGCGGCGCTGAACAGCGTGCAGATTGCGGAGCTGCTGATTGGCGAACACATCTGA